In Dioscorea cayenensis subsp. rotundata cultivar TDr96_F1 chromosome 11, TDr96_F1_v2_PseudoChromosome.rev07_lg8_w22 25.fasta, whole genome shotgun sequence, a single genomic region encodes these proteins:
- the LOC120272283 gene encoding uncharacterized protein LOC120272283 produces the protein MARQMIDKFNEYRLVSSGSAMPTGDKQTPISVKKVALRELPNEARNIMTQPPGNSPPSKDSQAVSNTVKVYGTKRQQPEHPSSPSSAHLPANNGANGHLVYVRRKLDTEPGKTNSCANTEASASLEPRKSSNGSTKEAKLLREQLQGSSSSFQTITPVPVASSTISSQGTSPPATLGKSVAGLAFPEPKDSTVTTTMPVQLESPQPCASPNYWKERFLQLQTFLKNCDQASQDDYIRMLRSLSAVGRSQHAVELEKRAIHLLLEEVKELHRMRVLNVLGKALPNDRGSPSISATSAVLDFMKADIAFENPKYPWLNHG, from the exons ATGGCTCGGCAAATGATTGACAAGTTCAATGAGTACAGACTAGTTTCCAGTGGAAGTGCCATGCCCACTGGAGACAAGCAAACTCCAATCTCAGTAAAGAAAGTAGCATTAAGGGAGTTGCCAAATGAAGCGAGGAACATCATGACTCAGCCACCGGGCAACTCACCACCATCTAAGGACAGCCAGGCAGTTTCTAATACTGTAAAAGTATATGGTACTAAGAGGCAGCAACCTGAGCATCCCTCTAGTCCATCCAGTGCCCATCTCCCTGCCAACAATGGGGCAAATGGACATCTTGTTTATGTCCGTAGGAAACTTGACACAGAACCAGGCAAGACAAATTCTTGTGCCAACACAGAAGCTTCTGCTTCTCTAGAACCAAGAAAATCGAGCAACGGCAGCACAAAAGAAGCAAAACTGCTGAGGGAGCAACTGCAAggctcatcatcatcctttCAAACAATCACTCCGGTGCCAGTTGCTTCTTCAACCATCTCATCTCAGGGAACTTCACCTCCAGCTACGCTTGGAAAATCTGTGGCTGGTTTGGCATTTCCTGAACCAAAAGATTCAACGGTCACTACTACAATGCCTGTTCAGCTCGAGTCTCCTCAACCCTGTGCTAGTCCAAATTATTGGAAAGAGAGATTTCTTCAACTTCAAACGTTTTTGAAGAATTGCGATCAGGCTAGCCAGGATGATTACATTAGAA TGCTTCGATCTTTATCTGCCGTTGGTCGAAGCCAGCATGCTGTTGAATTGGAGAAAAGAGCAATACATCTACTGTTGGAGGAAG TCAAGGAATTACATCGGATGAGAGTTCTGAATGTTCTGGGAAAGGCTTTGCCGAATGATCGTGGTTCGCCT